From the Leptolyngbya sp. O-77 genome, one window contains:
- a CDS encoding Uma2 family endonuclease produces MITTAIQPTQTPQPVRFTVQDYHRLVDLGFLGEDDHIELIRGELIQMAAKGTAHETCITRLLRILLPIIGDRATLRCQSPITLAFDGEPEPDFAIVKNRDDDYESAHPTPADTLLVMEVADSSLEYDRTVKLALYAEAAIPHYWLFNLIDRTLEAYSEPAQITPGQFGYLNRQIVTPSGAIALPVGDQTLALAQVFPCGENPS; encoded by the coding sequence ATGATCACCACCGCCATCCAACCCACTCAAACCCCTCAACCTGTACGATTCACAGTGCAGGACTATCACCGTTTAGTGGACCTTGGCTTTCTGGGCGAAGATGACCATATCGAGCTAATTCGGGGGGAGCTTATTCAAATGGCAGCAAAGGGCACTGCTCATGAAACCTGTATCACTCGATTACTTAGGATCTTACTCCCAATCATTGGAGATAGGGCGACTCTTCGGTGTCAGTCTCCTATCACGCTTGCGTTCGATGGAGAGCCAGAGCCAGATTTTGCAATCGTGAAGAACCGAGATGATGATTATGAATCAGCCCATCCAACCCCTGCGGACACGCTCCTAGTTATGGAAGTAGCGGATTCATCGCTAGAGTACGATCGCACGGTGAAGCTGGCTCTCTATGCTGAGGCTGCCATTCCCCACTACTGGTTATTTAATCTCATCGATCGCACGCTGGAAGCCTACAGCGAACCGGCTCAAATTACACCGGGGCAGTTTGGCTATCTGAATCGCCAGATTGTCACGCCGTCTGGGGCGATCGCCCTGCCGGTGGGAGACCAGACCCTCGCCCTTGCCCAAGTTTTTCCTTGTGGAGAGAACCCATCATGA
- a CDS encoding phosphoadenosine phosphosulfate reductase family protein, whose amino-acid sequence MENTSTNKQPRHILGLSGGKDSTALAIFMRREYPDLEIEYFFCDTHKELPETYNYLKRIENYLEIKIHYLDAERGFDHWLQIHSGYLPSPRQRWCTEQMKIRPLEKWVGDDEVFSYIGIRADENRDGYISTKPNITPVFPFKEHGKVKADILRLLEESGIGMPDYYRWRSRSGCFFCFFQRKYEWVMLHETHPDLFARAVDYESQHKDGRTYTWTQGETLLELLERKDQIIADHHKAMAREAQQKPDRPLVESLEAILDEEDDTLPCLACHL is encoded by the coding sequence ATGGAAAACACTAGTACCAACAAACAACCAAGACATATCTTAGGGCTGTCAGGGGGCAAAGACAGTACCGCTCTTGCTATCTTTATGCGTCGAGAATATCCTGACCTAGAGATTGAGTACTTCTTCTGCGATACCCATAAGGAATTGCCTGAAACCTACAACTATCTCAAGCGAATTGAAAATTACCTTGAGATTAAAATTCACTACTTAGATGCAGAGCGAGGGTTTGATCACTGGCTACAGATTCATAGTGGGTATCTACCTTCGCCCAGGCAAAGGTGGTGTACAGAACAAATGAAAATTAGGCCTCTTGAAAAGTGGGTAGGTGATGATGAGGTGTTTAGCTACATTGGTATTCGAGCTGATGAAAACCGTGATGGTTATATCTCTACTAAACCGAATATCACTCCCGTATTCCCTTTTAAAGAACACGGAAAGGTCAAAGCGGATATTCTTCGCCTGCTGGAAGAAAGCGGTATCGGAATGCCCGATTACTACCGCTGGCGATCGCGCTCTGGTTGCTTTTTCTGCTTCTTTCAGCGCAAGTACGAATGGGTGATGCTACATGAAACCCACCCCGACCTGTTTGCCAGAGCCGTGGACTATGAAAGCCAGCACAAAGACGGCAGAACCTACACCTGGACCCAGGGCGAAACGTTGCTGGAGTTGCTAGAGCGGAAAGACCAAATTATTGCCGATCATCACAAGGCAATGGCACGAGAGGCCCAACAAAAGCCCGATCGCCCCCTGGTGGAGAGCCTGGAAGCTATTTTGGATGAGGAGGACGACACCTTGCCCTGTCTTGCGTGCCATCTATAA